The DNA segment CGTCAACTGCGCGGGAATTGCGCCCGGCCGCCGCGTCGTCTCGAAGAAGCGCGATACGGGCGAGCTCGTCGCCCACGATCTCGCCACCTTCGAGAAGGCGGTCGCGGTCAACCTCACCGGCACCTTCCGCGTCATCGCGAAATCCGCCGCGGCGCTGGCCGGGCTCGACCCCGTGACCGCCGATGGCGGGCGCGGCGTCATCGTCTGCACGGCCTCGATCGCCGCCGAGGACGGCCAGATCGGCCAGGCGGCCTATGCCGCCTCCAAGGCCGGGGTCGCCGGCCTGACGCTGCCGGTCGCGCGCGATCTCGCCGGGTTCGGCATCCGCGTCGTCACGATCATGCCCGGCCTGTTCGAGACGCCGATGTTCGCCGGCCTGCCGGAGGAGGCCAGGGCGTCGCTCGCGGTCTCGGTGCCGCATCCTTCCCGCCTCGGCCGGCCGGCGGAATATGCCGCGCTCGTCCGCAGCATCGTCGAGAACGACATGCTGAACGGCACCACGATCCGCCTCGACGGCGCGATCCGGATGGCGCCGAAATAGGCTTCAGACGATGCGGTAGATCTCGCCGGCGTTGCGATCGCGATAGAGGTCCACGCGCTCGCCGTTCCAGTGGTAGTCGAGATGGCGCCCCTGCAGCGAAGCGCGCGCGCCGTCCGGATAGAACAACCCGACGCAGCCGCCGCCGTCGCAGCGGACGCTCGGGTAAACCACGCCGG comes from the Bosea sp. (in: a-proteobacteria) genome and includes:
- a CDS encoding SDR family NAD(P)-dependent oxidoreductase, whose amino-acid sequence is MKLDSSLAAIVTGGASGLGEATARMLAGQGVKVALLDLDAARGTAIAREIGGLFVPCDVTGDASVDAALAEARAAHGVARIVVNCAGIAPGRRVVSKKRDTGELVAHDLATFEKAVAVNLTGTFRVIAKSAAALAGLDPVTADGGRGVIVCTASIAAEDGQIGQAAYAASKAGVAGLTLPVARDLAGFGIRVVTIMPGLFETPMFAGLPEEARASLAVSVPHPSRLGRPAEYAALVRSIVENDMLNGTTIRLDGAIRMAPK